In Methylacidiphilum infernorum V4, a single window of DNA contains:
- a CDS encoding class I SAM-dependent methyltransferase, with the protein MSTYAIYDSVLEKIKKKGRFSSQARLLDIGSGKGELIRQVKEKWDFHTSACDYTDKLMEVEGQKVDIVDLNTDPLPYADHTFDIVTCTEVIEHLENFRRLLREIYRVLKSQGLVILSTPNLLNIKSRIRFFSFGFWNLFGPLPFDRIQREDTDGHISPVHFFYIVHGLHEAGFSHIEVSTDKYQRSSIFALSLFYIPIKFLGAASFFKEQWKYRTIQKENLPYVKLVNSLDLMLGRTVIATGLKP; encoded by the coding sequence ATGAGCACCTATGCGATTTACGATTCGGTTCTTGAAAAAATTAAAAAAAAGGGCCGTTTTTCTTCTCAAGCCAGGCTCTTGGATATTGGAAGCGGCAAGGGCGAACTTATTCGGCAGGTAAAAGAAAAATGGGATTTCCATACTTCTGCCTGTGATTACACGGACAAGCTCATGGAAGTGGAGGGCCAGAAAGTCGATATTGTCGATCTTAATACGGATCCCTTACCTTATGCTGATCATACTTTCGATATTGTCACTTGTACGGAAGTCATCGAACACCTTGAAAATTTCCGTAGGCTTTTGAGGGAGATTTACAGGGTGTTAAAATCCCAGGGATTGGTTATATTGTCAACTCCTAACCTGTTGAACATTAAATCTCGAATCCGCTTTTTTTCTTTCGGGTTTTGGAATCTTTTTGGTCCTCTTCCTTTTGATCGTATCCAGAGAGAGGACACGGATGGACATATCAGTCCTGTCCATTTTTTTTACATTGTCCATGGCCTCCACGAAGCGGGTTTTTCTCATATAGAGGTATCCACGGATAAATACCAGCGGTCTTCGATTTTTGCCCTTTCCCTTTTTTATATCCCCATCAAATTCTTGGGGGCCGCCTCTTTTTTCAAGGAGCAATGGAAATACCGGACTATTCAAAAAGAGAACCTCCCTTACGTCAAGCTCGTTAACTCCCTTGATCTTATGCTAGGGCGGACGGTCATTGCCACGGGGCTAAAACCTTGA
- a CDS encoding class I SAM-dependent methyltransferase, translated as MNKEKRLIVEPMIPKPRAREEIHQAVTLIIEKLNLTPGSKVLDVPMGPGALSVYLHHQGYKVYGADIDLHQSAAIEPSIIRKRADLNKAIPFESDFFDLVVSLEGIEHLENPFQFVREVSRVLRPGGYFILSTPNICNLEERLNYLFRGCFYRFISPEEFKQNGSGFDHQNLMTWVEMKQILEWNELKPLFLEKDKIKWKQLIFLWPIGLLVWFYGRLQPPERRKKYCMDDNESFAVIFGGSSLISVSRKSLGKKT; from the coding sequence ATGAACAAGGAAAAAAGGTTGATCGTTGAACCCATGATTCCTAAGCCGAGGGCAAGGGAAGAAATTCACCAAGCCGTGACCTTAATCATAGAAAAATTGAACTTAACCCCTGGGTCAAAGGTCCTTGATGTTCCCATGGGTCCGGGGGCATTGAGCGTCTACTTGCATCATCAAGGCTACAAGGTCTATGGAGCGGATATCGACCTGCATCAGTCTGCAGCGATTGAACCCTCCATTATTCGGAAGAGGGCCGATTTAAACAAGGCCATTCCTTTTGAAAGTGATTTTTTCGACCTCGTTGTTTCTCTTGAAGGCATTGAACATCTAGAAAACCCGTTTCAATTTGTCCGGGAAGTTTCTCGAGTCCTTCGCCCGGGGGGCTATTTCATTCTTTCCACGCCTAATATTTGTAACCTTGAAGAACGGCTCAACTATCTTTTCCGTGGCTGTTTTTATAGGTTCATCTCTCCGGAGGAATTTAAACAGAACGGCAGCGGCTTCGATCATCAGAACCTTATGACATGGGTTGAAATGAAGCAGATTCTCGAATGGAATGAGCTCAAGCCGCTTTTCTTGGAAAAAGACAAGATCAAATGGAAGCAGCTTATTTTTCTTTGGCCTATCGGCCTTCTTGTTTGGTTTTATGGTCGGCTTCAACCTCCTGAGAGAAGAAAAAAATACTGCATGGATGACAATGAATCTTTTGCTGTTATTTTTGGAGGAAGCAGTTTGATTAGCGTTTCGAGAAAATCCCTGGGTAAGAAAACATGA
- a CDS encoding mechanosensitive ion channel family protein, with translation MLGFDSSLFYALTQLGVVLLVFFLLSILGKPVRGWVAKRLRAEPADKPADFIKKGICSSLWVSFWTAFLFSLSIGVTLFLTFYLNKKFSLDLPFIGLFWGLFLGWYVAFVFFLFRLAKTNLEFVKRKFGNGEQFGNIVISRIARAIYVVIPAVGMAGAIEIYPFPSQVRLVLNKILEILLIVLLAYSFFELVSVSGEFIIYKWRKAENDFTKRKVYTQVRVIERILYFFIILFAVSSVLMLFPEVKHIGTSMLASAGVLGIIVGFAAQHIFSNIFAGIQLAITQPIRLGDVVVVQGYWGTIEEITLTYVVVHVWDHRRLVLPISYFTSNLFENWTRNSSELLGTVHIYVDYSIAVDPLREHLQAILSHCPLWDKKVASIQVTHATDKAMELRIVVSAENSSKLWDLRCFVREKIIDYLRQNYPQSLPKYRLDLVNPELKE, from the coding sequence ATGCTTGGCTTTGATTCTTCCCTTTTCTACGCATTAACCCAATTGGGGGTTGTGCTTTTAGTATTTTTCCTCCTCTCTATCTTGGGGAAGCCGGTGCGGGGTTGGGTTGCAAAAAGGTTGAGGGCAGAACCGGCAGATAAACCGGCTGACTTTATAAAAAAAGGGATTTGCTCAAGTTTATGGGTATCTTTCTGGACGGCTTTTCTCTTTTCTCTTTCTATTGGGGTAACCCTCTTTCTTACTTTCTATCTCAATAAGAAGTTTTCTTTGGATCTTCCCTTTATAGGACTGTTTTGGGGATTATTTCTTGGCTGGTATGTAGCTTTTGTCTTTTTTTTATTTCGCTTGGCTAAAACCAACTTGGAGTTTGTTAAACGCAAGTTTGGAAACGGCGAGCAGTTTGGGAACATCGTTATTAGCAGGATTGCCCGGGCCATTTATGTCGTCATTCCAGCCGTCGGCATGGCTGGAGCCATAGAAATCTATCCTTTCCCCTCCCAGGTACGATTGGTGCTCAATAAAATTCTTGAAATATTGCTGATTGTGTTATTGGCTTATTCTTTTTTCGAACTGGTTTCAGTTTCCGGGGAATTTATTATCTATAAATGGCGAAAAGCGGAAAACGATTTTACAAAGAGGAAGGTTTATACCCAGGTTAGGGTCATCGAAAGGATTCTCTATTTTTTTATCATCCTTTTTGCCGTTTCTTCCGTGTTGATGTTATTCCCTGAAGTGAAACACATCGGGACAAGCATGCTTGCTTCCGCGGGTGTTTTAGGCATCATCGTCGGCTTTGCCGCCCAGCACATTTTCTCAAATATATTTGCAGGAATCCAACTGGCTATTACCCAACCTATTAGACTGGGAGACGTCGTGGTCGTCCAGGGTTATTGGGGAACTATTGAAGAGATTACCTTGACCTATGTCGTCGTGCATGTATGGGATCATCGGAGGTTGGTCTTACCCATCAGTTATTTTACCTCTAATCTTTTTGAAAATTGGACGAGGAATTCTTCGGAACTGTTGGGAACCGTCCATATTTATGTTGATTATTCCATAGCCGTTGATCCTCTGCGCGAACATCTCCAAGCCATTCTTTCCCATTGTCCCCTTTGGGACAAGAAAGTAGCCTCCATCCAGGTCACCCATGCAACCGATAAAGCAATGGAACTGCGTATCGTGGTGAGTGCTGAAAATTCCTCCAAGCTTTGGGATCTTCGCTGTTTTGTTCGAGAAAAAATCATCGATTATCTGCGGCAAAATTATCCGCAAAGCTTACCCAAATATAGACTTGATCTTGTTAACCCGGAGCTCAAGGAGTAA
- a CDS encoding Slp family lipoprotein translates to MYNTDKEFSLFILFSILFILLEFSSCAPFTDVKMESIKKQPSFLKLMAKPQEYRGQKVFLGGTVAAVNKKRGKTYMEIIELPVDDSGRPLIDYPSEGRFIAEISHDMDPTLFGEGTPVTVRGNVIGKAQGLIAESFFPLVQVKTIIPWKESIVYGKNSTNWFDQPEGNLHAWGWGPGAYWW, encoded by the coding sequence ATGTATAATACGGATAAAGAGTTTTCTCTTTTTATTTTATTTTCAATCCTTTTTATTCTCTTGGAATTCTCGAGTTGCGCTCCCTTTACCGATGTCAAAATGGAAAGTATAAAAAAGCAGCCCTCTTTTTTAAAACTGATGGCAAAGCCCCAAGAATACAGGGGGCAGAAGGTTTTTCTCGGTGGAACCGTTGCCGCTGTGAATAAGAAAAGAGGCAAAACCTACATGGAAATCATCGAACTTCCTGTCGATGATAGCGGTAGACCCCTGATCGATTATCCTTCGGAAGGCCGCTTCATAGCCGAAATCTCCCATGATATGGATCCAACATTATTTGGAGAGGGGACCCCCGTCACGGTTAGGGGAAATGTCATAGGGAAAGCTCAAGGTTTAATTGCTGAATCGTTTTTCCCTCTTGTCCAGGTAAAAACCATTATTCCTTGGAAAGAATCGATTGTTTATGGGAAAAATTCGACGAATTGGTTTGACCAGCCCGAGGGGAACCTTCACGCTTGGGGATGGGGACCGGGAGCCTACTGGTGGTAA